Part of the Lolium rigidum isolate FL_2022 chromosome 6, APGP_CSIRO_Lrig_0.1, whole genome shotgun sequence genome, AAGTGCACAAAATCTTGTCTTTTATCACCATGGCATGGGCCATACAGATTAACCAAGGTCCATGATTGTGAGGACCGTGTGGATGTGAAATGCACAGATATGGCAAAGGACTCACAGTGCATAACCATTCCAGAGAAAAGAGAACTGTCCCATATTATTAATAGTCCCCCAGATGCCCCACTAGATGGAATAAAAGCATAATCATCAAATTTCTTAGGGAAACAGGACTTAATAAAAGATATATCAAAGTCACTCTTCTTAGTTTCTTGCAAGCATATAACAGAACAACCACTGGTGATAATAGCATTCATAAGAGCAAGCTGCTTAGTTTTTGCATTAAGTCCCCTAATATTCTAGCACAAAACAACCCAGTGCTTTAAGATATTCATTACTTATTACAGGATAAAACAAAGACAAAATTAAATATTGTCTTCATCTGAGACTTCCTCCTGTAGAGAAGAGAGCAGCTTCTGAGGAGATAATTCCTCTACAGGGACCCCACACAAGTTGACACAATTGGCTTGCATCACATGGATAGGAGTGCCAGGAAGTGAAGAGGTGTGAGCAACAATTTCCTTCCCCTTGTTCAGCTTCTTCTCTTTAACTGCAGGGATTTTCCTAGGCTTGACCTTGGACTTGACTGGTTTTGCATCAGGATTATTATGTTGCTTGAAACCATTATACTTATTGGATCTAGTGCTTCTCCTCACCTGAGATGTGCATTCTGGTAAGATTGCTTGCTTCCTCTTCTGCCCAACATCAACATGTTTAATAAGATCAAGATCAGTTTCCTCCAGATTGATCAGAGAAGGTGTAGCATAATCTCCAGTTTTCGTAGCAACCAATCTGTTCTGATATAGTAAATAAAATTCACCAACCATTTCATGCAGCACAGAGGTGGGCATTTCAACAGTAAAGGAAAGAAATCTGCAGTTATCTTGCCTGATAGAGGGTGCAGTACATTCAGTTAGTGCAGTCTTAGCAAGAATAATCCTAGCCCATAATTCGGAGTGAAGCTCTACAAAGTTCCCTTCATGGATGATCACATAATTAATCTGGATAGGTGGTTGCACATCAGTCATCATGTTATCTCCCACAGATGAGCTAGATGAGCTAGCAGCAGAGAAACTATCATTCCATGCCTGCATTGGATTGTCAGCAAGATTGTGTGGTGGCAACAGTCCATCAATATATAAAGCTCCATGCTCTACCAACTGTGGTTAAAAAGAGGTGGATCTTGCTCCAGCTGTGGTTGGTTATTGTTGACATGATCTACTTGCTCATGAACACTTAATACCTAATATTTTGTACCTTCTATTATAAAACGAACACTTGACTAAAAACCACCCTGACCACCAGTGTGCCCGTTTTTTGaacaaattgaaaaaaaaaattggggtctcaaaaaatctgaaaataaatgtgGGCATACATATATACATTTAAAGGTACGTCGGAGATTTGGGAAAAAGTATGTTGTAGTATGAGCTATACAAAAACGATAAATTTTGCCTCATTTTTGTGGTGACACCACCATCTAGGACATATGTTTTTCTTACCATGCATAATGGGAAATGCATTTATGACATATAATTTTACATGAGTCGATCTAGAGATTCACGGGTTGACGCCAGAACATAAATAAATCATTAGGGTCATGTGAGAATTGAGTTGCCCCTATGTTTTATAAGTATTATGTTCAAGCTCTAAAATAAACACAACGACCatatatgatgatgatgatgatgataacatAGTCaaaaaatgatgatgatgatgatgataataataatatatGGATATGGATATAAATGTTACCAAATAGAAACGTAATGGATATGGATATAAATAAGGATATGGATATAAATGTTACCAAATAGAAAGTACAAAACAAACCTTGGGCGAGTTAGATAGTGCCCTTCTCAGTTTATTCTCCACAATTTTCAAATAAAATATGGACATGGATATAAATATTATGAAATAGAAAGGTTGTGGATTGATTCAAATGCAAATATGTTTTTTAACAATTTATAAAACATGCTACCTCTAGTCCATATTTTTTGATAATTTAGATGTATATCTTGATACATTTTATGCATAGATACATCAAAATTTGGAATCAGCATTAGAAACGGAGGGAATAAACTATTACAACTTCATATAAATGTTAGGTAAAGGAATACAATTTAGTACCTACCCGCCGCATGATAATAAACTTATGATGATAATAGTGTTGTCCTACAAGAAGGTGGTTATATGTGCAACGTAGATAAATATACTACTATTATAATGCCTTCCATTTTGTAGCTTCTATTATAAAACGAACACTTGACTAAAACCACCCTGACCACCAGTGTGCCCGTTTTTTGAACAAATTGAAAAAAATAATTTGGGttctcaaaaaatctgaaaataaatatgGTCATACATATATACATTTAAAGGTGCGTCAGAACTTTGGAAAAAagtatgttgtattttgagcgatacaaaaaagataaatttgtgACACTATCACAATTTTTTTTAGTGTAGGTAACCTCTACCAGAAACTTCACGCGAGTATTCAGGACATGGTTTTGTTCATGAATTTTTTgtgattttttgaaactttgaaatgccAACTTAAATTTTTTCAACCTAGCACGAGTTTGCCCTGGTGCTCCAAATCTGTGCCCACACTTGACCACCTATTTATTCTTTATCCATGCTATGGGAATAGAATGACTAAATTTGCTAACATGAACAATATAGAAATACGAATATGCCAAAATTTACATTAAAAATGTACGAGAATATATACATATCTATATCCACATCCATATTTGCTTCAAAATCCAACATCATAGTCGAACTAAGACAAATGCAGATGCATTtttcatcttacacataatatcaCCAACAAGTACAACTTTCCCATTAGGAAGGACCCATCTTAAAAACAAAAAGCCCAACCAGGGACCTATATGCAAATAGAGTAACAGAATCCTTTTCTCCTCCcaattaaaaaaggaaaaaaatcggAAAAGGAAACACGCTTGCTTCTCGCTGGTCTCCGTTTCCTTTTCCCCACCTCGTCTCccttcccctctcctcctcctcatcttcctcgtcaaaCCCCAGCCCcaagcaaccgccgccgccgcccaccttcCCGAATTCGCCGCCGCCagccccgcccgcgccgccccggccgATCCCCCGCGCCGATCCGGCGGAACCCGCCGCAAAGGCGGCGCCTTTTTCGCCCCGATGTACAGCAACTTCAAGGAGCAGGCGATCGAGTACGTGAAGCAGGCGGTGCAGGAGGACAATGCCGGGAACTACGTCAAGGCCTTCCCGCTCTACATGAACGCGCTCGAGTACTTCAAGACCCACCTCAAGTACGAGAAGAACCCCAAGATCAAGGAGGCCATCACCGCCAAGTTCACCGAGTACCTGCGCCGCGCCGAGGAGATCCGGGCCGTCCTCGACGAGGGCGGCGCCGGGCCCGGCGCCCCTAACGGCGGGGGCGACGCGGCCGTCGTCGCCAGGCCCAAGACCAAGGGCAAGGACGggggtggggaaggaggggaggACTCGGAGCAGTCCAAGCTCAGGGCGGGGCTCAACTCCGCCATCGTCACCGAGAAACCCAACATCAAGTGGAACGACGTCGCCGGACTCGAGAGCGCCAAGCAGGCCCTGCAGGAGGCCGTCATATTGCCCGTCAAGTTCCCACAGTTCTTCACAGGTAGTATTTTTTTCTTGCCAAAGATGAGGCAACTGCAATTGTCATCTCTATGGATCTTGATCTTGGTTGAATCTATCTGATAGGGTCAGAATGAATCATTTGGTTCTGGAGCGCAGGTCCAAAACATGCTGCACATACAGGTTCCTGTTTGTAGATGAGCATCCATGAGCTCTTGTACTAGGTTGCCCATGAGATAGGGTCAGGATTAAATACTACTATGTGACTCTAGGTTGCCCATCAACACACCATGCTCGCTTATACCAGATTGTGGATGAGTGATTTTCTAAAACATGCTACACATACTGATTTTGTCTATGGATGGGCATAGTCTTGAACTCACCATGAGCACGGATACCAGATTATCGATGAGTGATGGTAACCTAATTGGTTGGCGCAACGTAGCGATGCTGACAAGTTACATATAGGATATTTTTGACTCTTCTATCCCAGCAAAAAGAATCTTTCTGAACTTATAATTTACCTTGCTCTGTACCAGATAATAGTATGGAGTAGAACTAAATTCCTTCTCGTAATAACTGTGTTTATGAGTCTGGACTACTTTGTATGGGTCTTTGATTGTTTGATATGGATAGTTAGCTTCACACCGTAACTGTTTCTTTGCCTTGTGCACCAGCTTCCTACCTTTATGGGGTCTTTGATTTCCCAAGTAGCTTACTAATTAGTTTTCCAAATCCCAAGCACTATCACAACTGGTGTCTGTTCTAGGATTTTGTGTACTAAATATCATGGTAAGTGCTTGTATGTAACTAACAGAGGGTGTTTTTTGTTAGGCAAGCGGAGGCCATGGAGGGCTTTTCTTCTGTATGGTCCACCAGGAACAGGAAAATCTTATCTGGCTAAAGCTGTAGCAACTGAGGCTGACTCGACGTTCTTCAGGTAGCTATAATTTTATTTCATCTGTGGTATCTTTTATGGAGTATCTTTTATTTCATATGTGGTATCTTTTATTATTGCTGATTTCATCCTTAAATCATCATTGGtctgatttttttaaatcttTGTATTATCTTTCCATGTGTTGATAATTGACTTTGTCGTAATTTATGCAAACCTCACAAAATGGAAACTGTTTTTATGTGCCAACAAGGACATGCAGCCCTGTAATTCATATTTTGTAGTAGTTTATCATGTGCACTAATTAGTGTTTTTAATATTTCATTACCATTATAAATTTCTCATGGTTTATTTGAGCGTGGTTGGTAAATTTGGCAAGAGTGCATGCGTATTGCTTAGCGGACATGTCTGGATAATAAGTTAAGAGTTATTAACTAGACGCACTAGTGGTACATCAAATTTATCCTGTTATTGCACGTAGTAACATCATAATAAAAGATTAAAGGCAGATGCCCTCTTCATAAAAAATGCATTTCATCGAGTCAAGACAGTTTTTGCTAAAGAAGTATTTTGCCCAAATGGTATAGTTCTCAATTTCAAGGTGATTCCTAAGATAGCAGCTCTATCATAGTTACTCCTGGTTTGTGTGTCCCTTGTGACTTGTCATGGTAGATGATAGAGTATGATACATTTAGAACTCTTGATGCCTACATGGAATTATTTCAAGAAATGATGCAGTAGCCATGCTATTAGCATATTGTCGTTAAAAGAATTGTTATGCTTCCATTTGTTATGCATCGTCAAAGTAAAATTCATCATAATATGACATACAGTCCTGTATTAGTTGATGTCTCAAATTATCCATGCATTGAAAATATACTTTTGCCATCACTTGGATAGTAAAACAACTGATTTGAGTTATAACTTCTTAAAAATTACCAGATGAGTTGTGTTAAGCCAGACACCCAAACCAATTTGAATATTTTCCTACTCCAAAATCCTTCTAAAGATTGGCTTCAAAGTTCCAAACGATTGGCTTAACTGCACAGCCATTGCTAGGTTAAAACCAAGTAATAACTAATATATATCTAGCCACACCATAAAACATTTAGCGACATGTGGATTGCCTACTGTACCATGCAATTTTTTGTTGGCTTCTCATGCAACAGCACATTGTAGGTTTTACTACATGTAAATATGTCTGAAAAAACCTGCATTTTCCCTTTTCTGGACTTGGTATCTCCATGTATGGTGCAAATGTTCATTTCCTATTAGTTTCCATTTCTCTTAACGGATGATAATGCAATATGCTTCAGGTTATTTCATATTAATGCATTCAATTTACCTGCAGTATATCTTCATCAGACCTTGTTTCAAAATGGATGGGAGAGAGCGAGAAGCTAGTTGCTAATCTTTTTCAAATGGCGCGTGAAAACGCTCCTTCCATTATCTTCATTGATGAAATTGATTCTTTATGTGGTACACGTGGAGAAGGCAATGAAAGCGAAGCCTCTCGTAGAATCAAAACTGAACTTCTTGTACAGATGCAGGTGAGTTCTTGCAGCGTATAATGTTGTGAACTGTTTCTGAGTATGCGTGTTCTGCTGCATGCGTTTTGCTGTAGAATCTGGCGACTAGAAATCCTTGGGTGTGTTAGTCGTGTGTTCTACTTAGGATGAAAATGATCCGAGTAGTAAACATGGAGAAGTTATGGCCAGACAACATTCTGTGTCCATATTATGAAATAGTATTGAAGCCTGGATTTTCTACTTTGCCATTACTGTGCATGTTAAGAAAAAAAATGAGAGGAAAAAAAGGCATATTTTCTTTGGATTTTGGTCACATTGGCCCCACAGTTTTCTGGGCTCACAGTTTTGACTAATACTGAACCGGTTATAGCTAATAACACTATATCTGGTGCCGACATGGTATTTACACCCAGTTTTGGCTAATACTGGACCTGCTGTTGCTAATACTCGATATCTGGTTCCATAAACAGTAGTACAGATTTCTCACACAGTTTTGGCTCACATTAGCCCCAAATATTCCTCTGCACACAGTTTTGGCTAATACTGGACCTGCTATATCATACGACTGGATATCTGGTGCCAAACACAGTAGTATAGATTACTTGCCCAAATAGTTTTCTCTAATACCTTTTCTTTGTTTTCCTGTAACTGTCCAGGGTGTTGGCCACAATGATGATAAAGTTCTTGTTCTTGCTGCTACGAATACACCATATGCTCTGGACCAGGTTTTTGAAAAATTGTCAATCACACTGTTGTCACTTCTATAGTTTACAAGACTCTTGGAGTTGCTCGAACAGTTTGGCACTTCACATATATTCCTACTACAGGCTGTGCGGCGACGGTTTGACAAGCGTATCTACATTCCGCTACCTGACGCGAAGGCAAGGCAGCATATGTTCAAGGTATTTAAGAAATCATTCGGGCAGCACAACATAAAAGTTCTATCCAGAAATGTTGTCTTGATCCTTTGCTTATGCTGGGAACTTGAATTCATTCAGGTCCATCTTGGGGATACGCCACACAGCTTATCAGAAAGTGATTTTGAGGTCTTGGGTCGTCGGACAGAGGGGTTTTCCGGTTCCGATGTTGCAGTTTGCGTAAGTAGTTATTTCAAAGCCCTCACACCATCACACATGTCTGTACATTGTGACATGTGTGTGTGATCCTTGCTAGTATTTGTTAACAGGTTAAGGATGTGTTGTTTGAACCCGTGCGCAAGACGCAGGACGCCATGTTCTTCTTCAAGACGGACGGTGGCATGTGGATGCCCTGTGGACCGAAGCAGCCAGGTGCCGTGCAGACCACGATGCAGGATCTTGCG contains:
- the LOC124661786 gene encoding protein SUPPRESSOR OF K(+) TRANSPORT GROWTH DEFECT 1; amino-acid sequence: MYSNFKEQAIEYVKQAVQEDNAGNYVKAFPLYMNALEYFKTHLKYEKNPKIKEAITAKFTEYLRRAEEIRAVLDEGGAGPGAPNGGGDAAVVARPKTKGKDGGGEGGEDSEQSKLRAGLNSAIVTEKPNIKWNDVAGLESAKQALQEAVILPVKFPQFFTGKRRPWRAFLLYGPPGTGKSYLAKAVATEADSTFFSISSSDLVSKWMGESEKLVANLFQMARENAPSIIFIDEIDSLCGTRGEGNESEASRRIKTELLVQMQGVGHNDDKVLVLAATNTPYALDQAVRRRFDKRIYIPLPDAKARQHMFKVHLGDTPHSLSESDFEVLGRRTEGFSGSDVAVCVKDVLFEPVRKTQDAMFFFKTDGGMWMPCGPKQPGAVQTTMQDLASQGLAAQILPPPISKTDFEKVLARQRPTVGKKDLEVHEKFTKEFGEEG